The following proteins are encoded in a genomic region of Primulina huaijiensis isolate GDHJ02 chromosome 3, ASM1229523v2, whole genome shotgun sequence:
- the LOC140972408 gene encoding transcription factor PRE3-like — protein MSSRRSRSRQSAGVSRISDDQISDLVSKLQQLIPETSINRSRSDKVSATKVLHETCNYIRKLHREVDNLSDRLSELLEMDSAQAEIIRSLLM, from the exons ATGTCTAGCAGGAGATCTCGTTCGAGGCAATCTGCAGGAGTTTCCAGGATAAGTGACGATCAGATCTCTGATCTTGTGTCCAAATTGCAACAACTTATACCTGAGACCAGCATTAACAGATCACGATCCGATAAG GTCTCGGCTACAAAGGTGTTGCATGAGACTTGTAACTACATTCGTAAGTTGCATCGAGAGGTCGATAATCTGAGCGACCGATTATCGGAGCTTTTGGAGATGGACAGTGCTCAAGCAGAAATAATCAGGAGTTTGCTAATGtag